In Pectobacterium aroidearum, the following are encoded in one genomic region:
- a CDS encoding ThiF family adenylyltransferase — MDAKSVMDNFRLRQSVGIVVQDDMVEFFKSNVRESVKIKIKFPKLISLLQMFDGKTSLKSIVEKFPGLNVEQLENIANFLNVNNVLIHQDCSYPDEITDNKYRLINTFEDYCHTTSEVLSCINRIKSSKVMIVGVGAVGSNVATYFAHCDVGTLLFVDHDGVDLSNLHRQYFFENDIGIKKSESLCESLKNISPNINVETIFDTIDDGFFQRNELPLDIDLIINCADEPNVDYTSKIISSYCMLHRIPHIVGGGYNLHQTLIGQTIIPYETSCFNCFNRYLNQINSKDLANVKKLHRTKRKLGSYSPLSGMAASLASLDAIKLLSGKKEYLQQASKRVEFNLRTLSFNVKDVPRDPLCEWCGDKK; from the coding sequence ATGGATGCAAAATCTGTAATGGATAATTTTAGATTGCGTCAAAGTGTTGGCATTGTTGTTCAAGACGACATGGTGGAATTTTTTAAATCTAATGTCAGAGAAAGTGTAAAGATAAAAATTAAATTCCCAAAATTAATTTCTCTGTTACAAATGTTTGATGGAAAAACCTCATTAAAATCAATAGTAGAAAAGTTTCCTGGCTTGAATGTTGAACAGCTCGAAAATATTGCTAATTTTTTAAATGTAAATAATGTCCTGATTCACCAGGACTGTTCATATCCTGATGAGATTACGGATAATAAATATAGATTGATTAATACATTTGAAGATTACTGTCATACAACCAGTGAAGTGCTTTCCTGTATTAATCGAATTAAATCCTCAAAGGTTATGATTGTTGGTGTTGGCGCAGTCGGGAGCAATGTGGCAACCTATTTTGCGCATTGTGACGTAGGAACACTGCTTTTTGTTGATCATGACGGTGTTGATCTCAGTAATTTACATCGTCAATATTTTTTTGAGAATGATATTGGAATAAAAAAAAGTGAATCGCTATGTGAAAGTTTAAAAAATATTTCACCGAATATTAACGTTGAAACGATTTTTGATACGATTGATGATGGCTTCTTTCAAAGAAATGAATTGCCATTGGATATTGATTTAATTATTAATTGTGCTGATGAACCTAATGTTGATTATACTAGCAAAATAATTTCATCTTATTGCATGCTTCATCGTATACCGCATATTGTCGGCGGTGGATATAACTTGCATCAAACGTTGATTGGCCAGACTATTATCCCCTATGAGACGTCATGCTTTAACTGCTTTAATCGTTATTTAAATCAAATAAACAGCAAAGATCTCGCTAATGTTAAGAAATTACATCGAACAAAGCGTAAGCTGGGATCGTATTCTCCATTATCTGGCATGGCCGCAAGCCTTGCGAGTCTGGATGCAATAAAATTACTCAGTGGAAAGAAAGAATATTTGCAACAAGCAAGCAAAAGAGTTGAGTTTAACCTACGGACGCTATCTTTTAATGTCAAGGATGTTCCCCGTGATCCGCTGTGTGAATGGTGTGGAGATAAAAAATGA
- the argB gene encoding acetylglutamate kinase, with amino-acid sequence MNPLIIKLGGVLLDSEEALERLFTALVAYRQEHQRPLVIVHGGGCLVDDLMKKLSLPVVKKNGLRVTPADQIDIITGALAGSANKTLLSWAKKHDINAVGLCLGDGGSTTVTQLDEALGFVGKAEAGSPALLNTLLSAGYLPVVSSIGITAQGDLMNVNADQAATALAQTLGADLILLSDVSGILDGKGQRIAEMTAEKAEQLIAQGIITDGMIVKVNAALDAARALGRPVDIASWRHAEQLPALFNGVAIGTRILA; translated from the coding sequence ATGAATCCGTTAATTATCAAGTTAGGTGGCGTTTTACTGGATAGCGAAGAAGCGCTGGAGCGTCTGTTCACCGCGCTGGTGGCTTACCGTCAGGAACATCAGCGCCCTCTGGTGATTGTGCACGGCGGCGGCTGTCTGGTGGATGACCTGATGAAAAAGCTGTCGCTGCCTGTTGTGAAGAAAAATGGCCTGCGTGTCACGCCTGCCGATCAGATCGATATCATCACCGGTGCGCTGGCGGGGTCTGCTAACAAAACGCTGCTGTCATGGGCGAAGAAGCATGACATCAACGCGGTCGGCCTGTGTCTGGGCGATGGTGGCAGCACGACGGTCACGCAGTTAGATGAAGCGCTGGGCTTTGTGGGTAAAGCGGAAGCGGGATCGCCTGCGCTGCTGAACACGCTGCTGTCTGCGGGTTATCTGCCTGTCGTCAGCTCTATCGGGATTACGGCGCAGGGCGACCTGATGAACGTCAACGCCGATCAGGCGGCGACGGCGCTGGCGCAAACGCTAGGCGCGGATTTAATCCTGCTGTCTGACGTGAGCGGCATTCTGGACGGTAAAGGTCAGCGTATTGCCGAAATGACGGCGGAAAAAGCCGAACAGCTGATTGCTCAGGGCATCATCACCGATGGCATGATTGTTAAGGTTAACGCCGCGCTGGATGCCGCTCGTGCGCTGGGTCGTCCGGTTGATATCGCCAGCTGGCGTCATGCTGAACAGCTACCTGCGCTGTTCAACGGTGTGGCGATTGGTACGCGTATTCTGGCGTAA
- the argC gene encoding N-acetyl-gamma-glutamyl-phosphate reductase — protein sequence MLNTLIVGASGYTGAELALYLNRHPQMNITALMVSAQSVDAGKLISDLHPQLKGIIDVPVKPLTDAEEAAKGVDVVFLATDHKVSHDLAPVFLAAGCTVFDLSGAFRVQDAEFYRRYYGFEHQHPDWLAKAVYGLAEWRAESVKQAQLIAVPGCYPTAAQLALKPLLDAQLLNPAQWPVINAVSGVSGAGRKASMTNSFCEVSFQPYGIFNHRHEPEISTHLGTPVIFTPHLGNFARGILETITCRLQSGVTQQDVAEAYHNAYHDKPLVRLYDKGVPALKSVVGLPFCDIGFSVDGEHLIVVATEDNLLKGAAAQAVQCMNIRFGFPETQSLI from the coding sequence ATGCTGAATACGCTGATTGTTGGTGCAAGTGGTTATACCGGCGCTGAGCTTGCGCTCTACCTGAACCGTCACCCACAGATGAACATAACCGCTTTGATGGTTTCTGCGCAAAGTGTCGATGCAGGAAAATTGATTTCTGATTTACATCCGCAGCTCAAAGGCATCATCGACGTACCGGTAAAACCGCTGACCGATGCTGAAGAAGCAGCGAAAGGCGTGGATGTCGTTTTTCTGGCGACTGACCACAAAGTCAGCCACGATCTGGCCCCGGTTTTTCTGGCAGCTGGCTGCACTGTTTTTGATTTGTCCGGCGCGTTCCGCGTACAGGACGCCGAGTTTTATCGTCGCTATTATGGTTTTGAGCATCAGCATCCTGACTGGCTGGCAAAAGCGGTTTATGGGCTGGCCGAATGGCGCGCGGAAAGCGTAAAACAGGCACAACTGATTGCCGTTCCGGGCTGTTATCCCACGGCCGCGCAGCTGGCGCTGAAGCCGCTGCTGGACGCACAACTGCTGAATCCGGCTCAGTGGCCAGTGATTAATGCCGTCAGCGGCGTGAGCGGGGCGGGGCGTAAAGCGTCAATGACCAACAGCTTCTGCGAAGTCAGCTTTCAACCGTACGGCATTTTCAACCACCGCCATGAGCCTGAAATTTCAACGCACCTCGGCACCCCGGTGATCTTCACACCGCATTTGGGCAACTTCGCCCGCGGCATTCTGGAAACCATCACCTGCCGCCTGCAATCGGGTGTAACCCAGCAGGATGTCGCCGAAGCCTATCACAACGCCTATCACGATAAGCCACTGGTGCGTTTGTATGATAAGGGTGTTCCGGCGCTGAAATCTGTTGTTGGCCTGCCGTTCTGCGATATCGGTTTCTCCGTTGACGGTGAGCACCTGATCGTGGTGGCAACCGAAGATAACCTGCTGAAAGGCGCAGCGGCACAGGCCGTGCAATGCATGAACATTCGTTTTGGTTTCCCTGAAACCCAATCGTTAATTTAA
- the argE gene encoding acetylornithine deacetylase, with the protein MKMNLPPFIELYRALIATPSISATDSALDQSNHTLINLLAGWFGDLGFHVEVQPVPGTLNKFNMLARIGEGKGGLLLAGHTDTVPFDDGRWTRDPFTLTEHDNKLYGLGTADMKGFFAFILDALRDIDPTKLTKPLYVLATADEETTMAGAKYFSESTQIRPDCAIIGEPTSLQPVRAHKGHMSNAIRIQGQSGHSSDPSRGVNAIELMHEAISHLLVLRNTLQERYHNPIFHIPHPTMNLGHIRGGDAANRICGCCELHMDIRPLPGITLNDLDGLLSEALEPVSQRWPGRLTISELHPPIPGYECPPDHRLVSVVEKLLGTKTEIVNYCTEAPFIQTLCPTLVLGPGSIEQAHQPDEYIDTKFIKPTRELISQVIHHFCHH; encoded by the coding sequence GTGAAGATGAATTTACCCCCTTTTATTGAGCTATATCGGGCATTGATCGCTACACCGTCCATCAGTGCCACCGACAGCGCGCTCGATCAAAGTAATCATACCTTAATCAACCTGCTGGCAGGCTGGTTCGGCGATCTCGGCTTCCATGTAGAGGTCCAACCGGTTCCCGGCACCCTCAATAAATTTAATATGCTGGCGCGGATTGGTGAAGGAAAAGGTGGCTTATTGTTGGCAGGGCACACCGACACCGTCCCGTTCGACGACGGCCGCTGGACGCGCGACCCTTTCACGCTGACCGAACACGACAATAAGCTGTACGGTCTGGGCACCGCGGATATGAAAGGGTTCTTTGCCTTTATTCTGGATGCCTTGCGCGATATCGATCCGACCAAACTGACGAAGCCGCTTTATGTGCTGGCGACAGCGGATGAAGAGACAACCATGGCCGGTGCCAAATATTTCTCCGAATCTACGCAGATTCGCCCGGACTGCGCCATCATTGGCGAACCGACTTCGTTGCAGCCAGTGCGGGCACACAAAGGCCATATGTCCAACGCGATCCGTATTCAGGGACAGTCCGGCCATTCCAGCGATCCTTCACGCGGCGTGAACGCGATTGAGCTGATGCATGAGGCGATTTCCCACCTGCTGGTGCTACGCAACACCCTACAGGAACGCTATCACAACCCGATTTTCCACATTCCTCACCCCACCATGAATCTCGGCCACATTCGCGGTGGCGATGCTGCTAACCGCATCTGCGGCTGCTGTGAATTGCATATGGATATCCGCCCACTGCCGGGTATCACGCTTAACGATCTGGACGGACTGCTGTCAGAAGCGCTTGAGCCCGTCAGCCAGCGCTGGCCGGGTCGGTTGACCATTAGCGAACTGCACCCGCCGATTCCTGGCTATGAATGCCCACCGGATCACCGCTTGGTCTCGGTCGTAGAGAAGTTACTGGGGACGAAAACGGAAATCGTGAACTACTGCACCGAAGCGCCGTTTATTCAGACCCTGTGCCCGACGCTGGTTCTGGGGCCGGGATCGATCGAACAGGCGCACCAGCCGGATGAATACATTGATACCAAGTTTATCAAACCAACGCGGGAGCTGATTTCGCAGGTGATTCACCACTTCTGCCATCACTGA
- a CDS encoding ThiF family adenylyltransferase, whose amino-acid sequence MNSRKYKIKETVDVFISENEQRSTVLLTFHIMTTRDRIEIKTNKNVASFIANLDGEKSIDDIIHSMGNLRLDEISKLMDFLLNQHLIFDVENKENDNLRFSRQITFWDDFVLDRSGKETQSILENKKIVLFGCGAVGAKIIEILVRAGINNVTLIDYKSMSASNAVRHCYYSDDYIGKPKVEALSEFLTKINKNIKIHTSFEKFVPNSDLSTLIPDDADLVINTCDEPYIGHTSLKLGRYAQSKNIPFYVAGGFDAHLMSSGELIFPPRTPCIDCAQSTFSKALKEWKPVYSMVESQYSASLTAAQSNHYIPGGPGGLAMMSGFSANLCCMQLLHFLLDDSAFSYNNHRHEYLPNSGLMTQFELVKQNGCKICNG is encoded by the coding sequence ATGAATAGCAGAAAATATAAAATAAAAGAAACGGTTGATGTTTTTATATCAGAGAATGAGCAGCGCAGTACTGTTCTATTAACGTTCCATATTATGACTACGCGTGACAGAATAGAAATAAAAACGAATAAGAATGTTGCGAGTTTTATTGCCAACTTAGATGGTGAGAAAAGTATTGATGATATTATTCATTCCATGGGAAATCTTCGACTGGATGAGATATCTAAACTGATGGATTTTCTTCTAAATCAGCACCTAATTTTCGATGTGGAAAATAAAGAGAATGATAATTTACGCTTCTCCAGGCAAATTACATTTTGGGATGATTTTGTTCTGGATCGTTCAGGGAAAGAAACACAATCTATCTTAGAAAATAAAAAAATTGTTTTATTTGGTTGTGGTGCCGTAGGCGCTAAAATTATTGAGATTCTTGTTCGTGCAGGTATTAATAATGTCACGTTGATAGATTATAAATCCATGTCCGCTTCGAATGCAGTAAGACATTGCTATTATAGTGATGATTACATTGGAAAGCCTAAGGTAGAGGCGCTTTCTGAGTTCTTAACCAAGATTAATAAAAATATTAAAATTCATACAAGCTTTGAGAAATTTGTACCTAATAGTGATTTATCAACCTTAATTCCTGATGATGCTGACTTAGTTATTAACACATGTGATGAGCCTTATATAGGCCATACTTCATTGAAGTTGGGACGATATGCTCAATCAAAAAATATACCATTTTATGTTGCTGGCGGATTTGATGCCCATTTGATGAGCTCTGGGGAGTTAATTTTTCCACCGAGAACGCCCTGTATTGACTGTGCACAGAGCACTTTTTCAAAGGCATTAAAAGAGTGGAAGCCAGTTTACAGTATGGTAGAGAGCCAGTATTCGGCCTCTTTAACTGCAGCGCAGAGTAATCACTATATTCCTGGTGGTCCAGGGGGGCTGGCAATGATGAGCGGTTTTTCCGCTAATCTATGTTGTATGCAGTTGTTACACTTTCTTTTAGATGACTCCGCATTTTCTTACAATAATCATCGCCATGAATATCTTCCAAACAGCGGTCTGATGACTCAATTCGAATTGGTAAAGCAAAATGGATGCAAAATCTGTAATGGATAA
- a CDS encoding GntR family transcriptional regulator gives MKKKDFIAQDLLSKIYQHTDPLPEKLPPERQLAEEYGVSRFTIRQALEKLASIGAIHMVQGSGNFINQGVRSNPLVYNSITEKKFNQISSRLLSLHKRLPNREEQQVFAISDKEFIWEFSRLRYVDNRKVQIEISKMPAADFPEMNQKIIEGSIQQYVLSKGYAISHYLTHYQAVNVTKAQAELLDCKKGTAAMHILNRGILQGGRVYESSDIIDINYTCTYVIPLNLDNLTFRQSP, from the coding sequence ATGAAAAAGAAAGATTTCATCGCGCAGGATTTACTGAGCAAAATCTATCAGCACACCGACCCACTGCCGGAAAAGCTGCCGCCGGAACGCCAGTTGGCGGAGGAATACGGTGTGTCACGCTTCACTATCCGCCAGGCGTTGGAAAAGCTCGCCAGTATTGGTGCGATCCATATGGTGCAGGGTTCAGGTAATTTTATTAATCAGGGCGTACGCAGTAACCCGCTGGTGTACAACTCGATTACCGAAAAGAAATTTAATCAGATTTCATCCCGCCTGCTTAGCCTACATAAGCGCCTGCCGAACCGAGAGGAGCAGCAGGTATTTGCTATCAGTGATAAAGAGTTTATCTGGGAATTCAGCCGATTACGTTATGTCGATAACCGTAAGGTACAGATCGAGATATCGAAAATGCCTGCCGCAGACTTCCCGGAGATGAATCAGAAGATTATTGAAGGTTCTATTCAGCAGTATGTACTCAGCAAGGGCTATGCGATTTCACACTACCTGACGCATTATCAGGCAGTGAACGTCACCAAAGCTCAGGCTGAGCTGCTGGACTGCAAGAAAGGCACGGCCGCGATGCATATTCTTAATCGCGGCATTTTACAGGGCGGTCGCGTGTACGAATCGAGCGATATCATCGACATCAACTACACCTGTACCTACGTCATCCCCTTAAACCTCGATAACCTAACCTTCCGCCAGTCGCCGTAA
- a CDS encoding ATP-binding cassette domain-containing protein: protein MSEIIFEGIETHNLKNISVKIPVNKITVIYGRSGAGKSSLAFSSIYQLCKDEFDAIENGYLNEGDYKITHYDGLKSAVALPQRNTNNNPRSTIYSYLNIPQALSSLKVKSNLSIPDYHQLKLNKYENACTHCFGRGEVEVVDEGLLINENCRLDEGPFSCWNGGPLSDYRKQILLSYCHREGINIERTFSSLLKKEKDLILYGMEASGKLLVKYNHKGKIKKKECYYEGVVPYVFSQENSKYKKEVTCPSCKGIRINKKLSSLNIITLSFDDFLSLPISKLCTVLESDFSESTLFRVLSSINNIGLGYLSLSRSIPSLSGGELQKLMFSRLLTSNTTGMLIVIDEISSQINPVDYPDILSKIRKIAEKNTVVLVEHSQYFIDHADKTIHIGKFAGSAGGEICEDEIIQPLKNTNSRNKISDFHHFKDLNKNNIINQNVSFPKGGVTIFSGISGSGKSSLAKAILDATESTYISQKLPSYTGRSSVASIAGLNKSIASYFAKKTGVNDVFFLPGIDKNGHGGRCKVCEGKGVIKYERGFEKDIYITCHECNGMLFDAHLDEVNMDVNGINIIDIYNTELKDLLSYFNDPKIDHILVTLDTLGLSHLKLNRKTQSLSGGEMRRIKLCEMLSKKRKSNKLLFIDEPTAGLDPETASKVLDFIYQKASLFGAIVVIEHRPEAEDYADFKVSIGPGSGEQGGQILAQEKI from the coding sequence ATGAGCGAAATTATTTTTGAAGGTATAGAAACACACAATCTGAAAAATATAAGTGTTAAGATACCAGTAAATAAAATAACGGTTATCTATGGGCGCTCAGGTGCGGGGAAAAGTTCTTTAGCATTCTCATCCATTTATCAATTATGTAAAGATGAGTTTGATGCCATAGAGAATGGTTATTTGAATGAGGGTGATTATAAGATTACACACTATGATGGGTTAAAGTCAGCAGTTGCGTTGCCGCAGCGAAATACGAATAATAATCCTCGTTCAACAATATATTCATATTTAAATATTCCACAAGCATTGTCGTCGTTAAAGGTTAAGAGTAATTTATCAATACCTGATTATCATCAGCTAAAATTGAATAAGTATGAGAATGCTTGCACACATTGCTTTGGCCGTGGTGAAGTTGAGGTGGTTGATGAGGGTTTGTTAATAAATGAAAATTGTCGATTAGATGAGGGGCCTTTTTCATGTTGGAACGGTGGGCCTCTATCTGATTATCGAAAACAAATTTTATTATCTTATTGTCATAGGGAAGGGATAAATATAGAAAGAACCTTCTCATCGCTCTTAAAAAAAGAAAAAGATCTTATTCTTTACGGAATGGAAGCAAGCGGAAAATTATTAGTAAAATATAATCATAAAGGGAAAATAAAGAAAAAAGAATGCTATTATGAAGGTGTAGTGCCCTATGTATTCAGTCAAGAAAATAGTAAATACAAAAAAGAAGTAACGTGTCCTTCATGTAAAGGCATTAGAATAAATAAAAAACTATCAAGTTTAAATATTATAACATTAAGTTTTGATGATTTTCTATCATTGCCAATATCAAAATTATGCACGGTGCTTGAAAGTGATTTTAGTGAATCAACATTGTTTAGAGTCTTATCCTCAATTAACAATATCGGGTTAGGATATTTGAGTTTATCACGATCGATTCCTAGCCTTTCAGGTGGTGAATTGCAAAAACTCATGTTTAGTCGGTTACTGACCTCAAATACAACCGGTATGCTTATTGTTATTGATGAAATATCATCTCAGATTAACCCTGTGGATTACCCTGATATTTTATCAAAAATACGGAAAATAGCAGAAAAGAATACTGTAGTACTAGTGGAACATAGCCAGTACTTTATTGATCATGCAGATAAAACTATTCATATTGGTAAGTTCGCAGGTTCTGCGGGTGGCGAAATATGTGAAGATGAAATTATTCAACCATTAAAAAACACAAATAGCAGGAATAAAATTTCTGACTTCCATCATTTTAAAGATCTTAATAAAAATAATATAATTAATCAAAATGTAAGCTTCCCGAAGGGAGGTGTTACTATTTTTTCTGGAATATCGGGTTCTGGAAAATCATCTTTGGCGAAGGCTATCCTTGATGCTACTGAATCAACTTACATTAGCCAAAAATTACCCTCTTATACTGGCCGTTCTTCAGTGGCATCTATAGCTGGATTAAATAAATCTATTGCCAGCTATTTTGCAAAAAAAACAGGAGTAAATGATGTTTTTTTTCTTCCTGGCATAGATAAAAACGGGCATGGAGGCAGGTGTAAGGTCTGCGAAGGTAAAGGTGTTATAAAATATGAAAGAGGGTTTGAAAAAGACATCTACATTACTTGTCATGAATGTAATGGGATGCTTTTTGATGCACACTTGGATGAGGTAAATATGGATGTCAATGGTATAAATATCATTGACATTTATAATACTGAGTTGAAGGATCTTCTTAGCTATTTTAACGATCCAAAAATTGATCACATACTTGTGACGCTCGACACCTTAGGATTATCTCATTTAAAACTAAATAGAAAAACGCAATCACTCTCTGGGGGAGAGATGCGTAGAATAAAGCTGTGCGAGATGTTATCGAAAAAAAGGAAAAGTAATAAGCTACTCTTTATCGATGAGCCAACTGCTGGCCTTGATCCCGAGACAGCGTCGAAAGTCTTGGATTTTATCTACCAAAAAGCTTCGTTATTTGGTGCAATCGTCGTGATTGAACATCGGCCTGAGGCGGAAGATTATGCTGACTTTAAGGTCTCTATTGGTCCAGGTTCCGGTGAACAAGGTGGACAAATCTTGGCTCAGGAAAAAATTTAA
- the argH gene encoding argininosuccinate lyase, giving the protein MALWGGRFSQAADQRFKQFNDSLRFDYRLAEQDIVGSIGWSKALVTVNVLSEQEQQQLEQALNALLVEVQADPEMILQSDAEDIHSWVEQRLIEKVGDLGKKLHTGRSRNDQVATDLKLWCKAQIAELLLSVRHLRQALVTTAEANQDAVMPGYTHLQRAQPVTFAHWCLAYHEMLARDESRLEDTLKRLDVSPLGCGALAGTAYPIDREQLAGWLGFASATRNSLDTVSDRDHVLELLSDASIGMIHLSRFAEDLIFFNSGEAAFVELSDRVTSGSSLMPQKKNPDALELIRGKCGRVQGALTGMMMTLKGLPLAYNKDMQEDKEGLFDALDTWHDCLMMAALVLEGIQVKRPRCKEAAEQGYANSTELADYLVAKGVPFREAHHIVGEAVVEAIRQGKALEALPLADLQKFSAVIGEDVYPILALQSCLDKRAAQGGVSPQQVAKAISDAKQRLA; this is encoded by the coding sequence ATGGCTTTGTGGGGCGGTCGGTTTAGTCAGGCAGCAGATCAGCGTTTTAAACAATTTAATGACTCACTGCGGTTTGATTACCGTCTGGCGGAACAGGACATCGTTGGCTCGATCGGCTGGTCGAAAGCGCTGGTGACGGTCAATGTGCTCAGCGAGCAGGAGCAGCAACAGCTGGAACAGGCGCTGAATGCGCTGTTGGTTGAGGTACAAGCTGACCCTGAGATGATCCTGCAAAGCGATGCAGAAGACATTCACAGCTGGGTTGAACAGCGTCTGATCGAGAAAGTGGGCGATTTAGGTAAAAAGCTGCATACCGGTCGTAGTCGTAACGATCAGGTCGCCACCGACCTGAAACTCTGGTGTAAGGCGCAGATTGCAGAACTGCTGCTGTCGGTACGTCATCTGCGTCAGGCGCTGGTCACGACGGCGGAAGCGAATCAGGATGCGGTAATGCCGGGTTACACCCACTTGCAGCGCGCACAGCCGGTGACGTTTGCACATTGGTGTCTGGCTTACCACGAGATGTTGGCGCGTGATGAAAGCCGTCTGGAAGATACGCTGAAGCGTCTGGATGTCAGCCCGCTGGGCTGTGGCGCACTGGCGGGAACGGCTTATCCGATTGACCGTGAGCAGTTAGCTGGCTGGTTGGGTTTTGCATCCGCCACGCGTAACAGTCTGGACACGGTTTCCGATCGCGATCATGTACTGGAACTGTTGTCCGATGCTTCGATCGGCATGATCCACCTGTCGCGTTTTGCCGAAGATCTGATCTTCTTCAACAGCGGTGAAGCGGCGTTCGTTGAGCTGTCTGACCGTGTGACATCCGGTTCTTCCCTGATGCCGCAGAAGAAAAACCCGGATGCGCTGGAGTTGATTCGCGGTAAATGTGGCCGCGTACAGGGTGCATTGACCGGCATGATGATGACACTCAAAGGCCTGCCGCTGGCGTATAACAAAGACATGCAGGAAGACAAAGAAGGGCTGTTTGACGCGCTGGACACCTGGCACGACTGCCTGATGATGGCGGCGCTGGTGCTGGAAGGCATTCAGGTGAAACGTCCGCGTTGTAAAGAGGCCGCTGAGCAAGGCTACGCGAACTCGACAGAGCTGGCGGATTATCTGGTCGCAAAAGGCGTCCCATTCCGTGAAGCGCACCATATCGTGGGTGAAGCGGTGGTTGAAGCCATCCGTCAGGGTAAGGCATTGGAAGCACTGCCGCTGGCCGATCTGCAAAAATTCAGCGCCGTGATTGGCGAGGATGTCTACCCGATTCTGGCGTTGCAATCCTGTCTGGATAAGCGTGCTGCACAAGGTGGCGTGTCACCGCAGCAGGTCGCTAAAGCGATTAGTGATGCGAAACAGCGCTTAGCCTAA